CGATGCCAGGCTAAAGCTACGCTCTGCCTGCACCAACCGCGCATCGACCTCTTCAAGCTCATGGTGCCGTTGAGAAAGCTGTTCCTTGACAATTACCATTTGAGCATTGAACTCTTTCAGACTCTCTGCATAAAGCAACTTTTCATGCTCAACAATTTGCGGTACATCTTTCAACTTCTTTTCGGGCAGTTCAAGCGGCACACCTTCCGCAAGAGCACGAAGGCGAGCTTCTTTCGCAACAAGGCCAAGCACTTCGTATTCTTTCTCCTGAAAAGAAGATGTAAAACGGGTGGGATCTATCCGCATCAGTATGTCACCGGCTTTCACTTCCTGGCCTTCGTGAACCCTTATCTCTTCCAGAATACCCCCGTCAAGTGATTCGACGACCTGGAGCCGTGAAGAAGGGATCACTTTACCCATCCCTCTTGTTACCTCGTCCAGCGGTGCAACCATTGCCCAGAAAAGAAAAAGCAAAACAGTAATTCCCATTATTTTCAGCACCGCACGTGCTCTGACCGGCTCTTGCTGCATTTTTGCCCACTCGGCATCTTCCGTCCAGTCAGCTCGCTCCTCCTCTTCCATGGGAATCCACCGGTCAAAGAAACGGTCAACAAAAACACGCCCCTTGTCACCCATCTCCCGGATGAACCCCCCAAGTCGTTCAAATCCATCTTTTGTCCGGGGATCGATCATGTTTCCACTCTCCTGATCTGCCCTTTCTTCAAAGCGTCGAGAACTTTCTCCTTAGGACCATCGGCAACCACTTTTCCTCCATCCATAACAATAATTCTGTCAACAAGATTGAGAAGTGATGTCCGATGAGTGACGATCAATACAGTTTTTTGGCGAACATATTGCTCGAAACGCGTTTTAAAAATGCCTTCCGTCGTGTTATCCATTTGCGACGTAGGCTCATCGAAGAGCAGAATCGAAGGATCGTTGATCACAGCCCTGGCAATAACCACCCCTTGCCGCTGGCCACCTGAAAGAAACTCACCTCGCTCACCGACCTGCATGTTGAATCCATGAGGGTGTTTGTCGACAAATTGGTCAAGTGTTCCTATTGATGCCGCCCGTAAAACCTCCTGGTCACTTGCCTGAGGATATCCCAGCGTGATGTTATCACGAAGTGAACCAAAAAAAAGCATGGCTTCCTGCGAAACATAGCCGATATTGTTACGCAGTTCCATAGGATCGACCTGACGAATATCAATGCCATCGATAAACACCGTTCCACTTTTCGGCTGATAAAGCCCTGCAATCAAACGCTCAATGGTTGTTTTCCCGGAACCGATTCGTCCCAGTATGGCAACATGTTCTCCTTGCCGAATTCGGAACGATACTCCTGAAAGAGCTTCCCGCTCCTGATTCGGATAAGCAAAATGCACATCTCGAAACTCGATATTACCTTGACAAGATTTTCGCGAAACAAAACCAGCATCAACCGGGCGTTCAACCGGCAGTTCCATAATCGTGTTCAATGAAGTCAGCGACGTTTCAGCTTGATGGTACTGCACCAGCAAAGCCGCACTCTGACTGACCGGAGACATCACCCGCGATGTCAGTATATACACCGCAATCAGACCGCCCATCGTGAGGTTGCCGGAAGAAATCAGATAGACACCGACAATGAAACCGAGAATCGATACAATAGTTTGCACCATGTACGCCCCGCTTGAGACCGAAGCAGAAAGAAAACGCAGTTGTTCGCCGACCTTGGCCAAACGCGCAACAACCTTTTCCCATCGTGCCTGAAAACTGTTCTCGGCATTGACCGCCTTGATGGTTTCAATACCCGTCAACCCCTCGATGAGCGTTGCACTACGTTGTGCACCCACGCGATACGACTGCTCAGTAAGATCATGCATCTTCCCCTGAATGGTCATTGCATAGAGAAAAACAGCAGCCACGCCGAGCAGAACAGGAATAACCAGTGGCCAGGAAATAAGCGCAATGACAATAATAAACAGCGAGGCAAATGGCAGATCGACAAGAACCGCAATCGTTGAAGAGGTGATAAAGTTTCTGACAAACTCGAAAGCCTGTAGATTCGATGCAAATGAACCTACAGAAGCCGGCCTGTGTTCCAGCCTCAAACCAAGCACTTGCTCCATGATCGATGATGAAAGCTTCACATCGGCCCGGCTTGAAGAAAGGTCGATAAAGTAAACCCTCATGAGACGGAGAACTATATCGCCCCCAAGTGCAAGAAGAACCGCCGCCGAAGTCACCCAGAGCGTCTCTACTGCAAGATTCGGCAGCACCCTGTCATAAACATTTCGGATAAACAAGGGCATCGCCAAAGCAAACAGATTAATCATGACTGCTGCAGCAAGAATGTCCTTGTAGAGCGGTTTGTTTTCTTCGATGACGCTCCAGAACCAATGACGGCGCTTCAAGTTGCGAACCTCTGGAGTCCTGCCGTCATAGCGAAACTCCGGGCGTATATAGATAGCGGTCCCTGTAAATCGTGAATCGATATCATCGATTGGCAGCTCGACCGGAGCGTCACCTAATTCAGAAAAAGAAACAA
The window above is part of the Prosthecochloris marina genome. Proteins encoded here:
- a CDS encoding type I secretion system permease/ATPase, whose protein sequence is MQQDKSTQFAQQNLPKGGKKPHDPLVECLIVIAKSHELPVERDVVVAGLPLDNKGLTPSLFPRAAKKAGFSSRIVSLPLVQLNSALFPVILLLKENDACVLHRLDVSSGKAFVSFSELGDAPVELPIDDIDSRFTGTAIYIRPEFRYDGRTPEVRNLKRRHWFWSVIEENKPLYKDILAAAVMINLFALAMPLFIRNVYDRVLPNLAVETLWVTSAAVLLALGGDIVLRLMRVYFIDLSSSRADVKLSSSIMEQVLGLRLEHRPASVGSFASNLQAFEFVRNFITSSTIAVLVDLPFASLFIIVIALISWPLVIPVLLGVAAVFLYAMTIQGKMHDLTEQSYRVGAQRSATLIEGLTGIETIKAVNAENSFQARWEKVVARLAKVGEQLRFLSASVSSGAYMVQTIVSILGFIVGVYLISSGNLTMGGLIAVYILTSRVMSPVSQSAALLVQYHQAETSLTSLNTIMELPVERPVDAGFVSRKSCQGNIEFRDVHFAYPNQEREALSGVSFRIRQGEHVAILGRIGSGKTTIERLIAGLYQPKSGTVFIDGIDIRQVDPMELRNNIGYVSQEAMLFFGSLRDNITLGYPQASDQEVLRAASIGTLDQFVDKHPHGFNMQVGERGEFLSGGQRQGVVIARAVINDPSILLFDEPTSQMDNTTEGIFKTRFEQYVRQKTVLIVTHRTSLLNLVDRIIVMDGGKVVADGPKEKVLDALKKGQIRRVET